The DNA sequence TGTTGATTAGAAAGAGATTATCCCTTTCAGATGTATTTATTCATGGGAAGCTCATAAAGAAACTGGCTTTCCCGTTTTTCAAATCATAAGAACCCTCGTGTAAGCCAGCTAAACTGATATTTTTCAGTGCTACTGCTTCAGCGAATATTTCAAATGATAATTATCTCTAGATTCGTTATCTTTGCAATCTGCACAAAATCCCCGTCTAATGTGGCTATTTTATCAGTTCCTGTTGCGACGGCAATGCCAGCTATCAGAGTATCAAGTGCATTAACCGGGAGACCCAGCTTAAACAATCCTCCCATTATACGGGATGACTCTTCTGCAGCTTTCTGATCAAGCGGGTAGACAACAGATCGTCTGAGAAACGCTCTAATATTTCTTTCTTCAGACTTTAATCCCCTGTGATATACGGGAGTAAGTAGTTCATACTGGGAAATAACCGTAGTATATATGTTCTCCCTGTTTCTTTCAGTTTCCTCCACAATGGATTTGGTTTTCGGTCCGCCCTTTAAAAAATCTATTATGGCTGAAGTATCAAAGAGAATCATGTTCTGATCTTGACTCCATTTCGGATTGCATTCAAGTCCTCCTCAATCATACCTAAAGTCATGGACTCGGGCAATGAACCCCAGAGGGGCAAAAGACTTCCTCTCAGTTCCAACAACTCTTCAATTGCATCACTGAAGCTTTCTTCTGACCCTTTTACCTCCTTCAATTTTTTGTACACATCTTCTCTAAGTGCAATATTTTTTGTTGACATATGTATATACCCATACATATCTACAGTCTATAAATCTCTGCCGGTATCTTTCTGGCGCTAATTCTCATCCAATTCTCGTGGTTTAAACTCGTGAAACTCAATTTACGGCATATATTGTTGGTAGTCATCTTGATACGAAATCAAGGGAAAATTCAAGCAAAAATAAAAGGAGATAGAGAAATTAATCGTCCTCATCGCCCTCGTACTCGTCGTTGTTAGGGTTCGACTGGTCAGCGTGGTTATCCCTGTCGTATTCTTCCTTGCTCTTGTCAGGGTCACCATCTTTGTGTCCTGTTCCTCCCATTTTATTTACCTCCAGAAGTTCAAAACCTCACTAAATATATACTTTGATACTTGAACAATAACGGCTTGAAACGCGGGGTCAGAAACCCCAACGATAAGCATCATTCGGTTCTCATTTCTTTTGCCAGCGAGATACTTCTGTATTCTTCTGATTTTTAATCTGGCAAATAAACATTGAGATCCATCGATAACCCCTGTAAAACCAATCTAACAGTATAATTATGATGATCGATGCTTCTTCGTAATATTTACCACAGTCGTCTTGGAACAGCCAACTTTTTCTGCATTAGGTAGAATCTGGTAAGAATAGGTATGGGGGAAATCAGTGTACTGATTGTGTGTAAAAATGTTTGAAAATAAAACGGAAATGTATTATTCGGCAGGTGAAAGCTTACAGGAAAGTTAAATCATCAATCACAACAAAAATCATACTGTGCGATATGGGAAAAACTCAGTATTTTGTTGATAAGCCACTGGAGGGATTTGAACACCTGACCTGCTGATTACGAATTACATTTGAGTACTTCTTTTAACAAGAAAAATAGTGAGTGAAAATGATCGTTTTCCAGATATACATATCAAGTCGGTCAGGAGTGGATATTCATGAGAGGTAATACCGTATTAGTTTGGATGAATGAGAGGAAGAGATGAAACTAGCATTGGCCTCTCTTGATACCTATTGGATATTGGGATGATTATTCTTCTTCTAAATACTCGACACAAATAATGGGAAAAAACATACATCCTACCAAAGAGATAGAATGTGTGGAAAAATTTATGTATTCCTCCCAAATATATTGATAATGGGTGCAACCATTGTTAAGATGGACAAAGGTG is a window from the Thermoplasmatales archaeon genome containing:
- a CDS encoding PIN domain protein, coding for MILFDTSAIIDFLKGGPKTKSIVEETERNRENIYTTVISQYELLTPVYHRGLKSEERNIRAFLRRSVVYPLDQKAAEESSRIMGGLFKLGLPVNALDTLIAGIAVATGTDKIATLDGDFVQIAKITNLEIIII